The Lacerta agilis isolate rLacAgi1 chromosome 5, rLacAgi1.pri, whole genome shotgun sequence genome has a segment encoding these proteins:
- the NOLC1 gene encoding nucleolar and coiled-body phosphoprotein 1 isoform X1 translates to MAKARVVPSDLFPLVFAFLQENHFEGAARAFGKAAGVTKQDPNAASLLDVFNYWLKSPEAKKRQAVPNGPPAKKAKKESSSSSDSSSEDEKPPAKKQAAKPAAVAKVPAKKAPESSSDDSSDSSDSEQEKKSPAKKGTGLPVKKAIVKTKAQKKPSSSSSDSSSSEDETPKKQQPKPEGGKKGAKTASKPAAKVTKVAPKITNGKAESSSDSSSSSEDSDSEKGPPAKSEPKKTPQSKPEAARLPTKKQSSSSSSDDSSDSSASGKQVSKPKAGQYSAVPPPSSIESRKGKAQSLSVKTSKKKVENHDEKEQAPKKKTAPKGPAAKPSPTPKSAAVSTQKEETSSDSDSDSSSEEDKKLPAKSPATKVSAKPAPSKAATSSSDSSDSDSSEDETPAVKPAKKAAKKIPVMVGKKADAVSGDKRVAPPKTGAKSPKSGSKPSLSASQASSSSDSSSSDSSSEEEQSKPAQKSAKKSQAKPVQKSASKSASSKSTVASKQAESDSSSSSDSSSDDESKAAEEGLKNKVKKNSKPSKKKASKASSAPAGKTPSSKNLASEAASDGESSSSDDEDDNGAVNGGQSKKKRKREDSQGQETPDAGKNKKPKTPHTFPKMKRQSSPFRRVKAEEIEVDARVANNSFDAKKGAAGDWGEKANEVLKFTKGKSFRHEKTKKKRGSYCGGAISTQINSIKFESD, encoded by the exons ATGGCGAAGGCGCGCGTGGTGCCGAGCGATTTGTTCCCGCTGGTCTTCGCCTTCCTGCAAGAAAACCATTTCGAGGGGGCAGCGCGGGCTTTCGGGAAAGCGGCCGGCGTG ACAAAACAAGACCCCAATGCTGCTTCTCTCCTAGATGTCTTCAACTACTGGCTGAA GTCACCTGAAGCCAAAAAAAGACAAGCTGTTCCCAATGGTCCTCCAGCGAAGAAGGCAAAGAAAGAATCTTCATCCAGTTCTGACAGCTCCAGTGAAGATGAGAAGCCCCCAGCTAAAAAACAAG CAGCCAAGCCTGCTGCTGTAGCCAAAGTGCCAGCAAAGAAAGCTCCTGAGAGCAGCAGTGATGATTCTAGCGACTCTTCCGATTCAGAGCAAGAGAAGAAGTCGCCAGCAAAG AAGGGAACAGGTCTCCCAGTTAAGAAAGCTATCGTGAAAACAAAAGCGCAGAAGAAACCCAGCAGTTCTAGTTCAGATTCAAGTAGCTCGGAAGATGAAACTccaaagaagcagcagccaaagccaGAGGGAGGCAAAAAGGGAGCAAAGACAGCTTCTAAACCAG CAGCAAAAGTCACCAAGGTGGCGCCCAAAATTACCAATGGCAAAGCGGAAAGTagcagtgacagcagcagcagcagtgaggatTCTGATTCAGAAAAGGGTCCACCTGCGAAG AGTGAGCCAAAGAAAACTCCGCAGTCCAAACCTGAAGCCGCTCGTCTGCCCAcaaagaagcaaagcagcagcagcagtagtgatGATTCTTCTGACAGTTCAGCAAGTGGGAAGCAAGTGTCAAAGCCGAAGGCAG GCCAGTACAGCGCTGTGCCGCCTCCTTCGTCCATAGAGTCAAGGAAGGGCAAAGCACAATCTCTATCTGTAAAGACTTCTAAGAAAAAGGTGGAAAACCATGATGAAAAGGAGCAGGCGCCTAAGAAGAAAACAGCAC CTAAAGGACCTGCGGCTAAGCCATCACCTACCCCCAAATCTGCTGCTGTTTCCACCCAAAAAGAAGAGACTAGTTCAGACAGTGACTCAG ATAGTAGCTCTGAAGAAGACAAGAAGCTTCCTGCCAAATCGCCTGCAACAAAGGTTTCGGCTAAACCCGCTCCGTCAAAGGCAGCGACCAGCTCTTCTGATAGCTCAG ATTCTGACAGCTCTGAGGATGAAACTCCTGCAGTTAAACCAGCTAAAAAGGCGGCAAAGAAGATTCCTGTGATGGTTGGAAAGAAGGCGGATGCTGTCTCTGGGGATAAGAGAGTTGCTCCCCCAAAAACTGGCGCAAAGAGTCCCAAGTCAGGATCCAAACCTAGCCTCTCTGCCTCCCAAGCAAGCAGTTCTTCAGATTCCAGCAGCAGCGACTCAAGTAGTGAAGAGGAGCAGAGCAAGCCTGCCCAGAAGTCGGCTAAGAAGTCGCAGGCCAAGCCCGTTCAGAAGTCGGCTAGCAAATCTGCCAGCAGCAAGAGCACAGTGGCTTCGAAGCAGGCAGAGTCCGACAGCAGCAGCTCTTCCGACAGCTCCAGCGACGACGAGTCCAAAGCGGCAGAGGAGGGGCTAAAGAATAAAGTGAAGAAAAACAGCAAGCCGTCGAAGAAAAAGGCATCGAAAGCGTCGTCTGCGCCTGCAGGCAAAACACCGTCTTCCAAGAATCTTGCATCTGAAGCAGCTAGCGATGGGGAGAGCAGCAGTTCTGATGATGAAGATGACAATGGGGCTGTAAATGGAG GCCAATCCAAGAAGAAACGAAAAAGGGAGGACAGCCAGGGGCAAGAGACACCAGATGCCGGGAAGAACAAGAAACCCAAAACGCCACATACGTTCCCCAAGATGAAGCGG CAGTCCAGTCCTTTCCGCAGAGTAAAAGCAGAAGAGATTGAGGTGGATGCACGAGTAGCAAACAATTCATTTGATGCCAAG AAAGGAGCTGCAGGTGACTGGGGCGAAAAGGCCAACGAAGTCCTGAAATTTACGAAAGGGAAATCCTTCCGACAcgagaagacaaagaagaagaggggaagtTACTGCGGCGGCGCAATCTCCACGCAGATAAACTCCATCAAATTTGAAAGCGACTAA
- the NOLC1 gene encoding nucleolar and coiled-body phosphoprotein 1 isoform X2: protein MAKARVVPSDLFPLVFAFLQENHFEGAARAFGKAAGVTKQDPNAASLLDVFNYWLKSPEAKKRQAVPNGPPAKKAKKESSSSSDSSSEDEKPPAKKQAAKPAAVAKVPAKKAPESSSDDSSDSSDSEQEKKSPAKKGTGLPVKKAIVKTKAQKKPSSSSSDSSSSEDETPKKQQPKPEGGKKGAKTASKPAKVTKVAPKITNGKAESSSDSSSSSEDSDSEKGPPAKSEPKKTPQSKPEAARLPTKKQSSSSSSDDSSDSSASGKQVSKPKAGQYSAVPPPSSIESRKGKAQSLSVKTSKKKVENHDEKEQAPKKKTAPKGPAAKPSPTPKSAAVSTQKEETSSDSDSDSSSEEDKKLPAKSPATKVSAKPAPSKAATSSSDSSDSDSSEDETPAVKPAKKAAKKIPVMVGKKADAVSGDKRVAPPKTGAKSPKSGSKPSLSASQASSSSDSSSSDSSSEEEQSKPAQKSAKKSQAKPVQKSASKSASSKSTVASKQAESDSSSSSDSSSDDESKAAEEGLKNKVKKNSKPSKKKASKASSAPAGKTPSSKNLASEAASDGESSSSDDEDDNGAVNGGQSKKKRKREDSQGQETPDAGKNKKPKTPHTFPKMKRQSSPFRRVKAEEIEVDARVANNSFDAKKGAAGDWGEKANEVLKFTKGKSFRHEKTKKKRGSYCGGAISTQINSIKFESD, encoded by the exons ATGGCGAAGGCGCGCGTGGTGCCGAGCGATTTGTTCCCGCTGGTCTTCGCCTTCCTGCAAGAAAACCATTTCGAGGGGGCAGCGCGGGCTTTCGGGAAAGCGGCCGGCGTG ACAAAACAAGACCCCAATGCTGCTTCTCTCCTAGATGTCTTCAACTACTGGCTGAA GTCACCTGAAGCCAAAAAAAGACAAGCTGTTCCCAATGGTCCTCCAGCGAAGAAGGCAAAGAAAGAATCTTCATCCAGTTCTGACAGCTCCAGTGAAGATGAGAAGCCCCCAGCTAAAAAACAAG CAGCCAAGCCTGCTGCTGTAGCCAAAGTGCCAGCAAAGAAAGCTCCTGAGAGCAGCAGTGATGATTCTAGCGACTCTTCCGATTCAGAGCAAGAGAAGAAGTCGCCAGCAAAG AAGGGAACAGGTCTCCCAGTTAAGAAAGCTATCGTGAAAACAAAAGCGCAGAAGAAACCCAGCAGTTCTAGTTCAGATTCAAGTAGCTCGGAAGATGAAACTccaaagaagcagcagccaaagccaGAGGGAGGCAAAAAGGGAGCAAAGACAGCTTCTAAACCAG CAAAAGTCACCAAGGTGGCGCCCAAAATTACCAATGGCAAAGCGGAAAGTagcagtgacagcagcagcagcagtgaggatTCTGATTCAGAAAAGGGTCCACCTGCGAAG AGTGAGCCAAAGAAAACTCCGCAGTCCAAACCTGAAGCCGCTCGTCTGCCCAcaaagaagcaaagcagcagcagcagtagtgatGATTCTTCTGACAGTTCAGCAAGTGGGAAGCAAGTGTCAAAGCCGAAGGCAG GCCAGTACAGCGCTGTGCCGCCTCCTTCGTCCATAGAGTCAAGGAAGGGCAAAGCACAATCTCTATCTGTAAAGACTTCTAAGAAAAAGGTGGAAAACCATGATGAAAAGGAGCAGGCGCCTAAGAAGAAAACAGCAC CTAAAGGACCTGCGGCTAAGCCATCACCTACCCCCAAATCTGCTGCTGTTTCCACCCAAAAAGAAGAGACTAGTTCAGACAGTGACTCAG ATAGTAGCTCTGAAGAAGACAAGAAGCTTCCTGCCAAATCGCCTGCAACAAAGGTTTCGGCTAAACCCGCTCCGTCAAAGGCAGCGACCAGCTCTTCTGATAGCTCAG ATTCTGACAGCTCTGAGGATGAAACTCCTGCAGTTAAACCAGCTAAAAAGGCGGCAAAGAAGATTCCTGTGATGGTTGGAAAGAAGGCGGATGCTGTCTCTGGGGATAAGAGAGTTGCTCCCCCAAAAACTGGCGCAAAGAGTCCCAAGTCAGGATCCAAACCTAGCCTCTCTGCCTCCCAAGCAAGCAGTTCTTCAGATTCCAGCAGCAGCGACTCAAGTAGTGAAGAGGAGCAGAGCAAGCCTGCCCAGAAGTCGGCTAAGAAGTCGCAGGCCAAGCCCGTTCAGAAGTCGGCTAGCAAATCTGCCAGCAGCAAGAGCACAGTGGCTTCGAAGCAGGCAGAGTCCGACAGCAGCAGCTCTTCCGACAGCTCCAGCGACGACGAGTCCAAAGCGGCAGAGGAGGGGCTAAAGAATAAAGTGAAGAAAAACAGCAAGCCGTCGAAGAAAAAGGCATCGAAAGCGTCGTCTGCGCCTGCAGGCAAAACACCGTCTTCCAAGAATCTTGCATCTGAAGCAGCTAGCGATGGGGAGAGCAGCAGTTCTGATGATGAAGATGACAATGGGGCTGTAAATGGAG GCCAATCCAAGAAGAAACGAAAAAGGGAGGACAGCCAGGGGCAAGAGACACCAGATGCCGGGAAGAACAAGAAACCCAAAACGCCACATACGTTCCCCAAGATGAAGCGG CAGTCCAGTCCTTTCCGCAGAGTAAAAGCAGAAGAGATTGAGGTGGATGCACGAGTAGCAAACAATTCATTTGATGCCAAG AAAGGAGCTGCAGGTGACTGGGGCGAAAAGGCCAACGAAGTCCTGAAATTTACGAAAGGGAAATCCTTCCGACAcgagaagacaaagaagaagaggggaagtTACTGCGGCGGCGCAATCTCCACGCAGATAAACTCCATCAAATTTGAAAGCGACTAA
- the NOLC1 gene encoding nucleolar and coiled-body phosphoprotein 1 isoform X3: MAKARVVPSDLFPLVFAFLQENHFEGAARAFGKAAGVTKQDPNAASLLDVFNYWLKSPEAKKRQAVPNGPPAKKAKKESSSSSDSSSEDEKPPAKKQAKPAAVAKVPAKKAPESSSDDSSDSSDSEQEKKSPAKKGTGLPVKKAIVKTKAQKKPSSSSSDSSSSEDETPKKQQPKPEGGKKGAKTASKPAAKVTKVAPKITNGKAESSSDSSSSSEDSDSEKGPPAKSEPKKTPQSKPEAARLPTKKQSSSSSSDDSSDSSASGKQVSKPKAGQYSAVPPPSSIESRKGKAQSLSVKTSKKKVENHDEKEQAPKKKTAPKGPAAKPSPTPKSAAVSTQKEETSSDSDSDSSSEEDKKLPAKSPATKVSAKPAPSKAATSSSDSSDSDSSEDETPAVKPAKKAAKKIPVMVGKKADAVSGDKRVAPPKTGAKSPKSGSKPSLSASQASSSSDSSSSDSSSEEEQSKPAQKSAKKSQAKPVQKSASKSASSKSTVASKQAESDSSSSSDSSSDDESKAAEEGLKNKVKKNSKPSKKKASKASSAPAGKTPSSKNLASEAASDGESSSSDDEDDNGAVNGGQSKKKRKREDSQGQETPDAGKNKKPKTPHTFPKMKRQSSPFRRVKAEEIEVDARVANNSFDAKKGAAGDWGEKANEVLKFTKGKSFRHEKTKKKRGSYCGGAISTQINSIKFESD; the protein is encoded by the exons ATGGCGAAGGCGCGCGTGGTGCCGAGCGATTTGTTCCCGCTGGTCTTCGCCTTCCTGCAAGAAAACCATTTCGAGGGGGCAGCGCGGGCTTTCGGGAAAGCGGCCGGCGTG ACAAAACAAGACCCCAATGCTGCTTCTCTCCTAGATGTCTTCAACTACTGGCTGAA GTCACCTGAAGCCAAAAAAAGACAAGCTGTTCCCAATGGTCCTCCAGCGAAGAAGGCAAAGAAAGAATCTTCATCCAGTTCTGACAGCTCCAGTGAAGATGAGAAGCCCCCAGCTAAAAAACAAG CCAAGCCTGCTGCTGTAGCCAAAGTGCCAGCAAAGAAAGCTCCTGAGAGCAGCAGTGATGATTCTAGCGACTCTTCCGATTCAGAGCAAGAGAAGAAGTCGCCAGCAAAG AAGGGAACAGGTCTCCCAGTTAAGAAAGCTATCGTGAAAACAAAAGCGCAGAAGAAACCCAGCAGTTCTAGTTCAGATTCAAGTAGCTCGGAAGATGAAACTccaaagaagcagcagccaaagccaGAGGGAGGCAAAAAGGGAGCAAAGACAGCTTCTAAACCAG CAGCAAAAGTCACCAAGGTGGCGCCCAAAATTACCAATGGCAAAGCGGAAAGTagcagtgacagcagcagcagcagtgaggatTCTGATTCAGAAAAGGGTCCACCTGCGAAG AGTGAGCCAAAGAAAACTCCGCAGTCCAAACCTGAAGCCGCTCGTCTGCCCAcaaagaagcaaagcagcagcagcagtagtgatGATTCTTCTGACAGTTCAGCAAGTGGGAAGCAAGTGTCAAAGCCGAAGGCAG GCCAGTACAGCGCTGTGCCGCCTCCTTCGTCCATAGAGTCAAGGAAGGGCAAAGCACAATCTCTATCTGTAAAGACTTCTAAGAAAAAGGTGGAAAACCATGATGAAAAGGAGCAGGCGCCTAAGAAGAAAACAGCAC CTAAAGGACCTGCGGCTAAGCCATCACCTACCCCCAAATCTGCTGCTGTTTCCACCCAAAAAGAAGAGACTAGTTCAGACAGTGACTCAG ATAGTAGCTCTGAAGAAGACAAGAAGCTTCCTGCCAAATCGCCTGCAACAAAGGTTTCGGCTAAACCCGCTCCGTCAAAGGCAGCGACCAGCTCTTCTGATAGCTCAG ATTCTGACAGCTCTGAGGATGAAACTCCTGCAGTTAAACCAGCTAAAAAGGCGGCAAAGAAGATTCCTGTGATGGTTGGAAAGAAGGCGGATGCTGTCTCTGGGGATAAGAGAGTTGCTCCCCCAAAAACTGGCGCAAAGAGTCCCAAGTCAGGATCCAAACCTAGCCTCTCTGCCTCCCAAGCAAGCAGTTCTTCAGATTCCAGCAGCAGCGACTCAAGTAGTGAAGAGGAGCAGAGCAAGCCTGCCCAGAAGTCGGCTAAGAAGTCGCAGGCCAAGCCCGTTCAGAAGTCGGCTAGCAAATCTGCCAGCAGCAAGAGCACAGTGGCTTCGAAGCAGGCAGAGTCCGACAGCAGCAGCTCTTCCGACAGCTCCAGCGACGACGAGTCCAAAGCGGCAGAGGAGGGGCTAAAGAATAAAGTGAAGAAAAACAGCAAGCCGTCGAAGAAAAAGGCATCGAAAGCGTCGTCTGCGCCTGCAGGCAAAACACCGTCTTCCAAGAATCTTGCATCTGAAGCAGCTAGCGATGGGGAGAGCAGCAGTTCTGATGATGAAGATGACAATGGGGCTGTAAATGGAG GCCAATCCAAGAAGAAACGAAAAAGGGAGGACAGCCAGGGGCAAGAGACACCAGATGCCGGGAAGAACAAGAAACCCAAAACGCCACATACGTTCCCCAAGATGAAGCGG CAGTCCAGTCCTTTCCGCAGAGTAAAAGCAGAAGAGATTGAGGTGGATGCACGAGTAGCAAACAATTCATTTGATGCCAAG AAAGGAGCTGCAGGTGACTGGGGCGAAAAGGCCAACGAAGTCCTGAAATTTACGAAAGGGAAATCCTTCCGACAcgagaagacaaagaagaagaggggaagtTACTGCGGCGGCGCAATCTCCACGCAGATAAACTCCATCAAATTTGAAAGCGACTAA